One Actinoplanes missouriensis 431 DNA segment encodes these proteins:
- a CDS encoding polyamine ABC transporter substrate-binding protein, which produces MFPRTTPDSSLLRGVTQRRLGRRDALRLGGLSALGATLAACGVEGKGTPTASVDTSTIATFWAGKQQNNKVDFASWPLYMDPKKPELAKFTEKTGIQVNYQEVIQEMGPWFAKVQPQLSAKQSIGYDLMVITNGTQFGQFRSAGFLAPLDHSRLPNFTANAAKAYTTETFDPGNVFSVPWASGITGIAYDPSKVDRPITKLADLWDPAFKGKVGMMSDLTELANFGMLAAGVKPGESDEAGWKKGAAKLKQQKDAGIVRQYYEQDYVDALGNGEVWITQAWSGDIFQKNLSDGTNLKFVIPEEGGTIWTDNFAIPITAANPVDALMLIDFFYEVENAAALAEYINYVCPVPAAQAQIRKDAAELSGDDKKEMLAVAESSLVFPSEADYEKLHYYVSFNTAEEQQNFTSVFEPIVLS; this is translated from the coding sequence ATGTTCCCCCGCACCACCCCTGATTCGTCCCTCCTGCGCGGTGTGACGCAGCGGCGGCTGGGCCGACGCGACGCGTTGCGGCTCGGTGGCCTTTCCGCGCTCGGCGCGACCCTGGCCGCCTGCGGAGTGGAAGGCAAGGGCACCCCGACGGCGAGCGTCGACACCAGCACGATCGCCACGTTCTGGGCCGGCAAGCAGCAGAACAACAAGGTCGACTTCGCGAGCTGGCCGCTGTACATGGATCCGAAGAAGCCGGAGCTCGCCAAGTTCACCGAGAAGACCGGCATCCAGGTGAACTACCAGGAGGTCATCCAGGAGATGGGCCCCTGGTTCGCCAAGGTCCAGCCTCAGCTGTCGGCAAAACAATCCATCGGGTACGACCTGATGGTCATCACCAACGGCACCCAGTTCGGCCAATTCCGGTCGGCTGGCTTCCTGGCTCCGCTGGACCACAGCCGGCTGCCGAACTTCACCGCGAACGCCGCCAAGGCGTACACGACCGAGACGTTCGACCCGGGCAACGTGTTCAGCGTGCCGTGGGCGTCCGGCATCACCGGCATCGCCTACGACCCGTCGAAGGTCGACCGGCCGATCACCAAGCTCGCCGACCTGTGGGACCCGGCGTTCAAGGGCAAGGTCGGCATGATGTCCGACCTGACCGAGCTGGCGAACTTCGGCATGCTCGCGGCGGGCGTCAAGCCGGGCGAGTCGGACGAGGCGGGCTGGAAGAAGGGCGCGGCGAAGCTCAAGCAGCAGAAGGACGCGGGCATCGTCCGGCAGTACTACGAGCAGGACTACGTGGACGCGCTCGGCAACGGCGAAGTGTGGATCACCCAGGCCTGGTCGGGCGACATCTTCCAGAAGAACCTCTCCGACGGCACGAACCTCAAGTTCGTGATCCCCGAGGAGGGCGGCACGATCTGGACCGACAACTTCGCCATCCCGATCACCGCGGCGAACCCGGTGGACGCGCTCATGCTGATCGACTTCTTCTACGAGGTGGAGAACGCGGCGGCGCTGGCCGAGTACATCAACTACGTGTGCCCGGTGCCGGCCGCGCAGGCGCAGATCCGCAAGGACGCCGCCGAGCTCTCCGGCGACGACAAGAAGGAGATGCTGGCGGTCGCGGAGAGCTCGCTGGTGTTCCCGAGTGAGGCCGACTACGAGAAGCTGCACTACTACGTCAGCTTCAACACCGCCGAGGAACAGCAGAACTTCACCTCGGTGTTCGAGCCGATCGTCCTGAGCTGA
- a CDS encoding STAS domain-containing protein: protein MTAATVDIGTHSDGTVIIAPHGDLGDDDAVDLRRTLIQAIRHTRPLRLVLDLGDVGELDPINLGTLAAACHLGDDHQVAVFLDHPRPEVANRLTAAGVPAHRMRHII, encoded by the coding sequence ATGACCGCAGCCACGGTCGACATCGGCACCCATTCCGACGGGACTGTCATCATCGCGCCGCACGGCGACCTCGGTGACGACGACGCGGTCGATCTGCGCCGCACCCTGATTCAGGCGATCCGCCACACCCGCCCGCTGCGGCTGGTGCTGGACCTCGGTGACGTGGGCGAACTCGACCCGATCAACCTGGGGACGCTGGCTGCGGCCTGCCATCTCGGTGACGACCACCAGGTCGCCGTCTTCCTCGACCACCCGCGTCCGGAGGTGGCGAATCGGCTCACCGCGGCCGGGGTTCCGGCACACCGGATGCGCCACATCATTTGA